One Solanum stenotomum isolate F172 unplaced genomic scaffold, ASM1918654v1 scaffold27263, whole genome shotgun sequence genomic region harbors:
- the LOC125851581 gene encoding protein FAR1-RELATED SEQUENCE 5-like: MSTSQKSESMNKFFKDYLNSSTPMSIFVVQYDKAIDARYDKVREKDYKTKYSRPILKTLYPMEDEAAKEYTRKIFHIFKEELIQSQKFISEKIEVKDGRNIYKVHQLQRQKPTYIVSLDLALKRVVCSCHKFEFMGILRRHVLMVFIKKQIHSLPTYYLLDRWSRNATKERANDPPNETKKLKSSTLWFNNIMIHSIGLSERATKFEKHYQFAHQRLLRLCEELDELPYESEEDCVVLGGPSSEKYCEIISCEQSQDTTLLDPSVAATKGRPRSLRMKGALEVTQKTKKVTSQKQKRQTKSMKFKRKETSSNYNVEVEQNGTTISNEAHSMFQRYPEYYQGFIENTDCAYATSFT, encoded by the exons ATGTCAACAAGTCAAAAAAGTGAGAGTATGAacaaattttttaaagattatttgAATTCCAGTACTCCAATGAGTATATTTGTGGTGCAATATGATAAGGCTATTGACGCTAGATATGATAAAGTAAGGGAGAAGGATTACAAGACAAAATATTCAAGGCCTATCTTGAAAACTTTGTATCCTATGGAGGATGAAGCGGCGAAGGAATATACAAGAaagatatttcatatttttaaagaaGAACTAATTCAATCTCAAAAATTTATCTCTGAAAAGATTGAGGTTAAGGACGGAAGAAACATTTATAAAGTGCATCAACTTCAACGACAAAAGCCGACATACATCGTTAGTTTGGATCTTGCATTGAAAAGAGTTGTTTGTTCATGCCACAAATTTGAGTTCATGGGAATTCTACGTAGACATGTACTAATGGTATTTATAAAGAAGCAGATTCACTCACTTCCGACATATTACTTATTAGATCGATGGAGTAGAAATGCAACCAAAGAAAGAGCTAATGATCCaccaaatgaaacaaaaaaattgaaatcttCTACCTTATGGTTTAATAACATTATGATACATTCTATTGGGCTATCTGAACGAGCTACAAAGTTTGAAAAACATTATCAATTTGCACATCAAAGATTATTGCGATTGTGTGAAGAACTTGATGAACTTCCTTATGAATCAGAGGAAGATTGTGTTGTATTAGGTGGTCCAAGTAGTGAAAAATATTGTGAAATAATATCATGTGAACAAAGTCAAGATACTACTCTGCTTGACCCTTCAGTAGCGGCAACTAAAGGGCGTCCAAGATCTTTGAGAATGAAAGGTGCTTTGGAAGTTACTCAAAAGACCAAAAAAGTTACTTCTCAGAAGCAAAAAAGGCAAACGAAAAGTATGAAATTTAAGAGAAAGGAAACAAG TTCAAATTATAATGTCGAAGTCGAGCAGAATGGTACAACAATATCTAACGAGGCTCATTCAATG TTTCAACGATATCCAGAATATTATCAAGGATTTATTGAGAACACTGATTGTGCTTATGCCACATCATTTACG
- the LOC125851578 gene encoding autophagy-related protein 18a-like yields MATVSPLTPPVKHSNTSLSPILQPRLEQLDEQHKQQVQTQEAAVVQIDNDPKQSPLNPCPTHGFINKAISTLYRVSFNQNGSCFAIGTDCGISVYSCDPYCEMFRRYFDNGGGIGIVEMLFRSNILVFVGNGDNPQYHRNKVIIWDDHQNRSIGELRFRSAVRGVRLRRDCIVVILEQKIFIYNFADLKLVHQIETISNPKGLCEISQTAVSPVLVCPGLQNGQVRVDHFTPKRTKFIFAHDSRIASFALSHEGNVLATASIKGTLIRIFSTQDGTLLQEVRRGADRAEIHSVSFDPTAQWLAVSSDKGTVHVFRLKVNLGNQDKTRTTPNFRGTLAAVSSPLSFIKGVLPKYFSSEWSVAQFRFPGDSEFIVTFGHEKNTLLILGLDGSFIRCKFDPSSGKEMTQMEIHNFLKSEKAS; encoded by the exons ATGGCCACTGTTTCCCCTCTCACCCCACCAGTTAAGCACTCTAATACTAGTTTGTCACCAATACTTCAACCTCGCTTAGAGCAACTAGATGAACAACACAAACAACAGGTTCAGACACAAGAAGCTGCTGTGGTACAGATAGATAATGATCCTAAGCAGAGTCCCCTTAATCCATGTCCTACCCATGGCTTTATCAATAAAGCAATTTCAACTCTATACCGTGTTTCCTTCAATCAAAATGGTAGTTGTTTCGCCATTGGCACTGATTGCGGCATTAGTGTCTATAGTTGTGACCCTTACTGTGAGATGTTTCGACGATACTTTGATAATGGAGGTGGTATTGGAATTGTTGAGATGCTCTTCAGAAGCAATATACTAGTCTTTGTGGGAAATGGAGATAATCCACAGTATCATCGAAACAAGGTCATAATTTGGGATGACCATCAGAACCGTAGCATCGGAGAGCTCCGTTTCAGGTCGGCTGTGCGCGGTGTGCGGCTTCGACGGGACTGCATTGTAGTTATACTTGAGCAgaagatatttatatataattttgctGATCTGAAGCTCGTCCACCAGATTGAGACAATTTCAAACCCAAAAGGACTCTGTGAAATTTCACAAACAGCTGTATCACCTGTGCTGGTGTGCCCTGGGTTGCAAAATGGTCAAGTTCGGGTTGATCATTTCACACCAAAAAGGACTAAGTTTATCTTTGCACATGATTCTAGGATTGCATCTTTTGCTCTTAGTCATGAGGGGAATGTGCTGGCAACAGCAAGTATCAAGGGTACTCTTATCCGGATTTTCAGCACGCAGGATGGTACATTGTTACAGGAG GTAAGGAGAGGTGCTGATAGAGCAGAAATTCACAGTGTTTCATTCGATCCAACTGCTCAGTGGCTAGCAGTCTCTAGTGACAAAGGCACAGTTCATGTTTTTAGGCTTAAGGTCAATCTAGGGAATCAGGATAAGACAAGAACTACTCCTAATTTCCGTGGTACTTTGGCTGCAGTGAGTTCACCACTATCCTTCATCAAAG GAGTACTTCCAAAGTATTTTAGCTCAGAATGGTCTGTGGCTCAATTCAGATTTCCCGGAGATTCCGAGTTCATTGTTACTTTTGGTCATGAAAAGAATACATTGTTAATTCTTGGCTTGGATGGAAG CTTTATTAGATGCAAGTTTGATCCGTCCTCTGGCAAAGAGATGACTCAGATGGAGATTCACAACTTTCTGAAGTCCGAAAAGGCCTCGTGA
- the LOC125851575 gene encoding NAC domain-containing protein 20-like, with the protein MEEVKEETQLPPGFRFHPTDEELITFYLVNKINDVNFTGRAIADVDLNKSEPWDLPGKAKMGGKEWYFFSLRDRKYPTGVRTNRATNSGYWKTTGKDKEIFNSKNNNSELIGMKKTLVFYKGRAPRGEKSNWVMHEYRIRSKSSYKTNKQDEWVVCRIFQKSVGLKKYPTNQYSRATYSLNNTQNNASIVSSQMMQLPHDHQGFQFAMGRNNNNYMNNHGHEIQDLNNRVVFQSGSSNMINNFPIQPQMSYNIGGGSTSSGAGGGDNNNNNYFSISGLNLNLGGGVVASSPPIFRPMSAPAPVPHVPPQVMSQQEVASSMMANCAIASYGGEMNNANTMNNSVMTMDNCADLDNYWTSY; encoded by the exons atggaagaagtGAAAGAAGAAACTCAATTACCACCAGGATTTAGATTTCATCCAACAGATGAAGAgcttataacattttatttagTGAACAAAATAAATGATGTTAATTTTACTGGAAGAGCTATTGCTGATGTTGATCTAAACAAATCTGAGCCATGGGATCTTCCAG GAAAGGCAAAAATGGGAGGAAAAGAATGGTATTTTTTCAGCCTACGTGATAGAAAATATCCAACAGGAGTAAGAACAAATAGAGCAACAAATAGTGGATATTGGAAAACTACTGGAAAAGATAAAGAGATTTTTAatagcaaaaataataattcagaATTAATTGGGATGAAAAAAACATTAGTTTTCTATAAAGGAAGAGCACCTAGAGGTGAAAAATCAAATTGGGTCATGCATGAATATAGAATTCGATCCAAATCTTCTTATAAAACAAACAAG CAAGATGAATGGGTGGTTTGTAGAATTTTCCAAAAGAGTGTAGGATTGAAGAAGTACCCTACTAACCAATATTCAAGGGCAACATACTCTCTCAACAACACTCAAAATAATGCATCAATAGTGTCATCACAAATGATGCAATTACCTCATGATCATCAAGGGTTCCAATTTGCAATGggaagaaataataataattacatgAATAATCATGGTCATGAAATTCAAGATCTTAATAATAGGGTTGTTTTTCAAAGTGGTTCATCAAATATGATCAACAATTTCCCAATACAACCCCAAATGAGTTACAATATTGGAGGTGGTAGTACTAGTAGTGGCGCAGGAGGAggagataataataataataattacttcAGTATTTCAGGCTTAAACTTGAATCTTGGTGGTGGGGTTGTTGCCTCTTCTCCACCCATTTTTAGGCCAATGTCCGCCCCCGCGCCCGTACCACATGTACCTCCACAAGTTATGAGTCAACAAGAAGTGGCTTCTTCTATGATGGCCAATTGTGCAATTGCAAGTTATGGAGGTGAAATGAATAATGCAAATACTATGAATAATAGTGTCATGACCATGGACAATTGTGCTGATTTAGACAACTATTGGACTAGTTATTGA